The Pseudomonas saponiphila DNA window CATCGGTGCCGCGGACCACGGTTTCGACTTTTTCCGATAGAAAGCCGTTGAAGGGCGCGGCGATGATGTTGGCCAGCATGGTGAAGGTAAAAAACACCATCAGCGCCACCAGCACCAAGAACAGCGGCCAGAGGATGTAACTGAGAAAGCTCAGCCAGTCCGGCAGGGTCGGCATCAGGCTGTCGATCCACAGGCTGAACTGGTGGCCGGCGAAATAGATCAATCCGACGAACAGTATCAGGTTGATCGCCAGGGGCAGGAGCACGAACAGGCGCAGGCCAGGGCTGAGGACCAGCTTCAGGCCTTCGCGCAGGTATTGCGGTCCGGACAGTACGGGGGCGGGCATAGAACGCTCCGAGCAGGTGGAAAACGCGCCGACCTTACCGGCTTTGCCCAGGGGGTGAAAGCGGTGAGATCAGCTCGACATCAACGGTAACAAAGACCCTTTCAAATGAGTCCGCTGAGGATAGAGACCGCCTATGAGCTGGATTGTTAAACCGTATTTCCTTAATCTTCGCCCCCTCTATACGCTTCACCCATTATTTTTTGGACGGACGAGTCAAAGCCTTCCCCAAGGTATCGCCGTCCTTTTTTATTCCAGCCGGCAATCCGGCGTTCCGTGCCAGGTCACCCGGGCCGGTCGATAGGAGTGAGTCATGTCTGAAGTACGTCATTCGCGTGTGATTATTCTCGGTTCCGGCCCTGCTGGTTACAGCGCCGCCGTCTATGCCGCCCGGGCCAACCTGAAGCCGCTGCTGATCACCGGCATGCAGGCCGGCGGCCAGCTGACCACCACCACTGAAGTCGACAACTGGCCTGGCGACGTGCACGGCCTGACCGGCCCTGCGCTGATGGAGCGGATGCGCGAGCACGCCGAGCGTTTCGAAACCGAAATCGTCTTCGATCACATCAATGCCGTGGACTTCGCCGCCAAGCCTTACACCCTGACCGGCGACAGCGCGACCTACACCTGCGATGCCCTGATCATCGCCACCGGCGCCAGCGCCCGTTACCTGGGCCTGCCTTCGGAAGAAGCCTTCATGGGCAAGGGCGTTTCCGCCTGCGCCACTTGCGATGGTTTCTTCTATCGCAACAAGCCGGTGGCCGTGGTCGGCGGTGGCAACACTGCCGTTGAAGAGGCCCTGTACCTGGCCAACATCGCCAGCACCGTGACCCTGATCCACCGTCGCGAAACCTTCCGCGCCGAGAAGATCCTGATCGACAAGCTCAACGCCCGTGTGGCCGAAGGCAAGATCATCCTCAAGCTCAATGCCAACCTCGACGAAGTCCTGGGCGACAACATGGGCGTGACCGGTGCTCGCCTGAAGAACAACGACGGCAGCTTCGACGAACTGAAAGTCGACGGTGTGTTCATCGCCATCGGCCACACCCCGAACACCTCGCTGTTCGAAGGCCAACTGACCCTCAAGGACGGTTACCTGGTGGTGCAGGGCGGCCGTGACGGCAACGCTACCGCGACCAGCGTCGAAGGCATCTTTGCCGCCGGTGACGTGGCCGACCACGTGTACCGTCAGGCCATCACCTCGGCCGGCGCCGGCTGCATGGCGGCACTGGACACCGAGCGTTACCTGGACGGTCTGCAGAACGCTGCACACTGATTCCCAGGCAATAAAAAAACCGGCGCAAGCCGGTTTTTTTATGGGTGTTGCACTGTAGGAGCCGGCTTGCCGGCGAAGAGTCCTCCGAGCCCTGCGCTGCCTGCGCTGACGCCTTCGCTGGCGAGCCAGCTCCTACAGAGTACGGATCAGCGTCGGGTCAGCGGCTGGGCGGCGAACTTCACCCCGGCCAGGCCGTGGGCGATCAGGGCGCGGATATTGCCGTGATCAGTGCCCTCGGGAGTGGCCAGTACCGAGCGGTAGTGTTCGCCGAAGGCCAACAGGGCCTCTTTGTCGCTCAGGCCTTCCAGTAGGGCCAGGCCCAGGGTCTTGCATGAACCTTCGTTCTGCCCGGCAGCGTTTTCCACGCCGCCGTTGCTGAACGCCTGGGGCTGGTAGTGGTAGCCGGCGGCGATAAAGGCCAGGGTGTCGGCAAAGACGTGTTCACCGCTGTTGAGGCTGGCGCGCAGGGTGTTCAGATCAGTCATGGGGCTTTCCTTTGGCGAACGCCGCTTGTTGCTCGGCGCTGGCTTCTTTCTGGTAGAGATTTTTCCATTCGGCGTAGGGCATGCCGTACACCACTTCGCGGGCTTCATCGAGGCTGACCTCGATCTGGCGTTCATCGGCTTCGGCCTTGTACCACTTGGACAGGCAATTGCGGCAGAACCCGGCCAGGTTCATCAGGTCGATGTTCTGCACGTCCTTGCGGTTGTCCAGGTGGGCCACCAGGCGGCGAAAGGCCGCGGCTTCCAGTTCCAGGCGTTGTTGAGGGGACATAAGACTCACTGCACATAGAAAAATGGGAACAGCTGCAAGCTACAAGCTGCCAGCGGCAAGTGAAAGCCGAAACGCTTTGACGTGCCGCTTGGCGCTAGCGACTTGCCGCCAATGTGATCGACACCGATTCGGCAAAGCGCAGGGCGTGGGGCTTGTCGACCTCGACCTCGGCGTAGTGCACCGAGTCGTTGCTCATCACCAGGTCCAGCAGTTCCTGGGTCAGGCGCTCCAGCAGGGCGAAGCGGTTGCCTTCGACGTGAGCGATGATCGCCTTGGTGATGGTGCGGTAGTTCAGTGCGTGGTCGATGTCGTTGTCACGCACCGCCTCCTGGGCGGGGTACAGGATGGTCAGGTTGATCAGCACATCCTGCTTGTTGAGGATCTCTTCCTCGTTGATTCCGATGTAGGTCCGCAGGAGCAGGTCCTTGACTCGGATACGAGCCATTCCTGGCTGAAGTTGTGGCATTGCTACTTGCTCCGTCCAATCAATTGCAGGAATTCCTGGCGAGTGGTGCTCGAGTCGCGAAAGGCGCCGAGCATCACCGAGGTGTGCAGGGTGGAATTCTGTTTCTCGACGCCGCGCATCATCATGCACATGTGCTTGGCCTCGATCACCACCGCGACGCCGGCGGCCTGGGTTACGTTCTGCACGGCGTCGGCGATTTCCCGGGTGAGATTTTCCTGGATCTGCAGGCGCCTGGCGAACATGTCGACGATGCGGGCGATCTTCGACAGCCCCAGCACCTTGCCGGTGGGAATATAAGCCACATGGGCCTTGCCGATGAAGGGCAGCAAGTGATGTTCGCACAGGGAATACAGCTCGATGTCGGCGACTATCACCATTTCATCGCTGTCGGAGGCGAACAGCGCGCCATTGACGATGCCCTCCAGCGACTGGCTGTAGCCGTGACACAGGTACTGCATGGCTTTGGCTGCGCGCTTGGGAGTGTCGAGCAAACCTTCGCGCTCGGGGTCTTCGCCCAGATCCTTGAGGATCTCGCGGTAGTGCTGGGGCAGGGAAAGGCTCATGCATGGTCCTCACGGGGCCGGCTTACTTGATGTGTCGCCCGCCGTTGACGGTCAGGGTGGTGCCGGTGACATAGGGGTTGTCCAGCAGGTAGCGCAGGCTCTGGTAGATCACTTCGCTGCCGGGTTCGATGCCCAGCGCGGATTTGGCCAGGGTCTTGGCGCGGTACGCCGCGTCGTCGTCGGGATTGAACAATAGCAGGGCCGGAGCGATGCCGTTGACCTTGATGGTCGGGGCGTATTTCGCCGCGAAGGACAGGGTCAGGCTGTCCAGCCCGGCTTTGCTGGCGCAGTAGGCAATGTGCTTGCTGCTGCCTTTGCGGGTCACGTCGTCGCTGATGTGGATGATGTCCGCCGGGCTTGAGCGCTGCAGCAACTCTGCGCAGTGCAGGTTGATTAGGTAGGGCGCGAGCATGTGCACGCTGAACATCCGGGTAAAGGCGGTGCTTTCCTCGCCCGGGCTTTCTTCCAGCCACTCCGAGGCGTTGTGGACGATGGCGCGCAGGCGGTCGGTGTGGTTTTTCAGCTCGCTGATCAAGGCCAGGATTCCGGCTTCGCTGGACAGGTCGGCGAACAGCAGGGTCGCGCCTTTCTCACGCAGGGTTTCAAGGCCGGGGCGCAGGCTGCGGTAAGTGACGATCACCGGCTGTCCGTCTTCCAGCAGGCGCAGTGCGCAATGCAGGCCGACACGCTGGCTGGCACCAGTGATCAGGATCGGGGCGGGGGAGGCGTTCATGGAGGGCTCGCGTCGCGGGTAGGGGGAAACTATACCAGCGAGGGGCGGACCTGTGCCTGCAGGCAACGGGCTGGCCAGCTCCTGCGGTCGGCGCGAATGTTGCGCGTGGCGCTGTAGGAGCCGGCTTGCCGGCGAATCACGGATTCTGCGTCGAGGCGGCGCTCGGCAATGCGCGCGCCGGTGTGCTGTTGAGCCAGTTGGCCAGCAGGCGGGTGGACAGCGGAATGAAGAAATAGACCATCAGCGGGGTCAGCGCCAGGGTGCTGACAAACACCCGGGGCAGCAGGCTCAGATCACCGAGCAAGGGGCCGAGGACAAAGTTGAACAGCAGCGATACCGGGAAGAACGCCAGCCAGATGGCCACGGCCTGCTTCCAGCGTGGCGGCCGCTGTCCGGCGCCGCCGAACCAGCCGTCGATGCCACTGACCCGGTGCTCCGAAGGGTGGGCGAACAGGTCGCTGCCTCGGGCCAGCCAGGCGGTACGCGAGGCGGAGTGCTCCCAGGTGTGCAGGGTGTGTTCGTCGGCAAAGCGGAAGATGATCTGGAATTCGTCATCGTCGGGCGGTGGTGCAAGGACACCGGAACCCAGGTAGCCGGGAAAGTCGGTGGCCAGTTGTTCGCCTTCGCGCAGCCAGGCGATCAGGTCCTGGTAACGGCCGTCGGCAACGCGCCGGGCAACCATCAGGGTGACGGGTGAGGTAGACATTATGTATCTCCGTAAAACCAATGCGCTGCCTGGATAAGGCAGGCGCTTGACGTGGCTCCGGGGTAGTGGGCCGCGCCTGAAACAAGCAAGGATTATTCCTGATTGGCTGTGCGGGACCAACGACGCTGGTCGGTTTTTCCCAGGCTTGAAGCATTTACGCTGGGGAAGAGTAGAATGAGCGCCACTTTGTTTACCGGTGTGTTCTCCTCCAGATGCCCGTCATGACTGAACTTGCCCCTGTCACGCCCGCCCCTGACCCTGTCGCTCAGGACGAGTTGTTTCCGATTCGTGAGGTGGCGCGCCTGACCGGCATCAACCCGGTGACCCTGCGGGCCTGGGAACGACGCTACGGTCTGATTCAACCTACGCGCACCGAAAGCGGGCATCGCCTGTATTCCATGCACGATGTTGAGGCGGTGCGGGAGATTCTGGGCTGGATCGAGCGCGGCGTGGCGGTGAGCAAGGTCGGCAAGATCCTGGCCAAGAACCGCGCTGTCCAGGCGCAGGGCAAGGCGCCGCTGGACGATGCCCTGCAAGGCGAGTACGGCCAGTGGCGCGATCAGTTGAAGCTGGCGGTGAGCGCCTTCGATGAAGAGCTGCTGGAGCGTCTGTACGGGCAGATCTTTTCCAGTTACGCCCTGCCGGTGGTGTTCCAGGACATCTTCCTGCCGTTCTGGAAGCAGTTGCTGCAGGTGCGGGACGGTTTTGGCCAGACCAGCGAGTGGCTGTTTCTGGACGGTTTCCTGCGTGCGCGGATCACTCAGCGTCTGTTGTTGCAGCGGGCCGGGCAGAGCCGGCAATTGTTGTTGACGGCGCTCAACGAACAATGTCGCGAGCTGGAACTGTTGGTCGCGGCGCTGATGCTCGGGCATGACCAGCTCGGTGTGCGCCTGCTGGGACCGGGGGCGCCCCTGGAGGAGCTGACCCTGGTCTGCGAGAAGCTTCAGCCCGTGGCTTTGGTGGTGTTTTCCAATCATGCGCCCACCGCGGAACTGCCCAAGCGTCTCCAGCGCCTGGCACTGACCCTGGATTGCCCACTGATGCTGGCCGGAGATGCGGCGGACCTGGCGCAGGACAGTCTCAGCGGTTCGCCGGTGGCCTGTCTGGGTAATGAGGGGCGCCTGATGCAAAAGCGCTTGCGGCAGTTCCTCAGCGGCCGCTTGGATACCTGAAACCGCCGTTGGCCGCCCTCAAGCGTGCAGGGCCGGATGGCTGTGGCGGTGCTCCTGGAGGATGAACTGGCGCAGGCGCTCGGTTTCTTCCACATCACGCTGATCCAGGCGATAGGCGTAGAAACCGGCTTCGGTCTGGCGCTCGAAGCGCCCATGCAGGGCAATCCGCTCATACCCCGAGGGGCTGAACCACTGGGCGAACTGCTTGGGCGGCCGGGTTCGGTTGCGGATCTCAAGCAACACGCCCTTGAACGACACTTCCCGTACCCACAGGCGCCCCGGCTGGCCCTTGGCGTTTTCCAGGGCCACCGGCTCTTCCAGCGCCAGGCGCCAGGGCCGGACCATGGGCCCGTCTTCGAAGATGCTCGGCACCCCCAGGCGCAGATGCAGGGCATGGAACTCGTCTTCCACCAATTGCAGGGGAAAGGTCATCTGCTGGTTGTCGAAGTGCGCCTGGATGGTGAGCTTTTCATTGGCGGCCAGGCGAGTCAGCAAGTCACGGATCTGCGAGCCGCCATTGACCATCAGGCTGGATGTGCTGTCGCGCACATTGAGCTGCGGGTTGTGCTGCATGGTCCGGATGAAATCCAGTTCATCCTGAGTGAGGAGGGCGTCACGCTGCATGATGTTGCTCGAAGGGTGGAGTACAGATCGGCGGGGAATATCCCTACAGACCACGAAAGATGGATTTTATTAGTGCCCGTCGGTCGCCTTGAGCGCGGCCAGTTCGGCCTGGGCGGCGTCCAGCTGTTGTTCCAACTGGAGCAGACGCTGCTGAGCCTTGATCTGTGCGCTGACATCCTTTTGCACACCGATGAAATAGGTCAGCTGATCGCTGTCGTTGAACACTGGAGTGATCGACAGCTCGTTCCAGAAGTGGCTGCCGTCCTTGCGGTAGTTGCGCAGCACCTCGCGGCACGGCTGGCCCTTGCCCAGGGCCTGGCGAATCCGCTCCAGCCCCGGCTGGTCACGGTCACCCGATTGCAGGAAGCGGCAATCCTGGTACAGCACCTCGTCGGCGCTATAGCCCGTCAATCGCTCAAAAGCCGGGTTCACGTAAATCACGATGTTGTCTTCGCCTTCCTGTTCCGCGACCACAATCCCGTCGTTGGAGGCGTCGATCATCCGTTGCAACAGATGCGCGTTGATCATCCCGAAGTTCCGCTATCGATCAGTAGGTGCTGGATTCTAAGACATGCTGGCACGCTGTCCACTGGGGCTCTCCAGAGGCGTGGGATGCCAGGAAGGGGATTTTACTCCGTAGCTGGTAATATCCCAGTCTTTTAGTCAGCTTCAGGAACAGATTGATGAAAGTCGCCATCCTTTCCGGCTCGGTCTATGGCACGGCTGAAGAAGTCGCCCGGCACGCCGCCAAGCTCCTCAACGCTGCAGGCCTGGAGGCCTGGCACAACCCACGGGCCAGTCTGGCCGAGCTCCAGGCCTTCGCGCCGCAGGCGTTGCTGGCGGTGACCTCGACCACCGGCATGGGTGAACTGCCGGACAACCTGCTACCGCTGTATTCGAGCCTTCGCGATCAGTTGCCCGCCGCCTGGCGCGGGCTGCCGGGGGCGGTAATCGGCCTCGGCGATTCCAGCTATGGCGATACCTTTTGCGGTGGCGGTGAGCAGATGCGCGAGCTGTTCGCCGAACTGGGCGTGCGCGAAGTGCTGCCGATGCTGCGCCTGGACGCCAGCGAGAGCGTGACCCCGGAAACCGACGCCGAGCCCTGGCTGGCCGAGCTGATCAGCGCCCTGCGGGACTGACCGGCTGTTCCCGCAGCAGCGCGAGCCAGGCTTGCGCTGCCTTGGACAGATAAGCGCCCTGGCGCCAGATGAAGGCGATATCCCAACGCAGGTAGTCCGGCGCCTTGAGTGTCAGGCGCACCACCCCCGGCCGCACCAGGCCGCGGGCCACCACGCTGGGCAGCAACACCACGCCTTGTCCCGCGGCCACCAGCGCCGCGAGAAAATCCGCCTGACCACTGCGCCCGCCCTCCTTGGGGGTGAAGCCCACCTGCTGGCAGGCCTGGAGCAAGCGGTCGTTGAGCACAAAGCTGCGCTGATAGAGGAGGAAGGGGGTATCCGCCAGTTCCTCCAGGCGCACCTGGGCGTTCATCGCCAGGGGATGATCGGCGGGCAGCAGGGCATCCAGCGGTTCATCGCAAAAGGGCTGATAGGCAAACGCCGGGTCCTTGGGGGTCAGGCTGCCGCCCAGTTCCAGTTCGCCATTGCGCACCGCCTGCTCGACATTCAGGCTGCCGCCTTCGAGCAGGTGCACCTGAATGTTCGGATAGCGCCGGCGGTACTCGGCAATGCGGCTGGCGAACAGCGCGTCGCTGCCCAGCAACGGCAGGCCCAGGCGCAGTTCGCCCCGGGCCAGTTGACTCAGGTCGTCCAGTTCGCTGAGCAGTTCATGGCGCAGGCGCAGCATGCCCTCGGCCCGTTGCAGCACCACCTGGCCGGCGGCGGTGAGGTGAATGTGCGAGCCCTGGCGCTCCAGCAGGGGCGTGCCCAGGCTCTGTTCCAGCTGAGCGATCTGTTTGCTGACGGCGGACTGGCTGATGTGCAGGGTCTTGGCCGCCTGGGTGAAACCGCCCTGGCGCATCACTTCGACGAAGCTGCGCAGTTGTTTGAAATCCATGGTGGTGATTCCAGATTGGAATGGTTTCGAGTCTAACAATTCGCTTCGGTGATGCGGGGGCTTTTCATAAAATAGCCCCCTGAGAGGACCTGACCCCATGAACATTTCCACCTGTAAACGCCTGAGCCGCCTGATTTACGAACTGGCAGTGCTGCTGGCCATCTATTTTCTCGGTTGCCAACTGGCCACCTGGCTGCCCTGGCCGATTCCCGGCGGGGTCATCGGCCTTGGCCTGTTGCTGCTGGCCTTCGCCCTGGGCTGGGTCAAGCCGGCGGCGCTGCAACTGGGGGCTGGCCTGCTGATGGCAGAGATGCTGCTGTTTTTCATCCCGGCGCTGATGAGCCTGCTGGATTACGGCAGCCTGCTGCGTGAGGACGGTTGGCGGATCCTGCTGGTGATCGGCGTCAGCACCTTGCTGGTGATGCTGGTGACCGCACTGACCGTGGAGTGGGTGTGCCGCTGGAGAATGCGCCATGAGGCTTGAGCTGATGCCGATGTTCTGGCTGGCCCTGACCCTGGGGGCCTATCTGTTCAGCCGCTGGATCTATCGGCGCACCGGGCGCTACCTGCTGTCGCCGCTGATCCTGGTGCCGGCCCTGTTGCTGGCGATCGCCGTACCGCTGCACACCGCCTACGCCGAATACGCCGCCAACACCCATTGGCTGATGCTGGTGCTGGGGCCGGTGACCGTGGCCTTTGCGATTCCCATCTGGCAGCAGCGGCAACTGCTGATGCGCCACTGGTCGGCCCTGCTGCTGGGCATGCTGGCGGGCAGCGCCGCGTCCATCGGCAGTTCCTTCGGTCTGGCGAGGATGCTGGCCCTGGACAGCTCGGTGACGCTGTCCCTGGTGCCACGTTCCATTACCACGCCGTTCGCCATGCCCCTGGCCCATGACCTGGGCGGCGTGCCCGAACTGACGGCGGTGTTCGTGATGTTCACCGGGGTGTTCGGCGCCATGCTTGGCGGTGTGCTGCTGCGCTGGCTGCCCTTGCGCAGTGCCCTGGCCCGGGGCGCCCTGTTTGGGGTGGGGGCCCACGGTGCCGGGGTCAGCCGGGCCCATGAAGTCGGCGGCGAGGAGGGCTCCGTGGCCGGGCTGGTGATGGTGCTGACCGGGCTGTTGAACCTGTTCGCCGCCCCTTTGCTGGCGTCGGTGCTTTGACGTGAAAACCGCGGGCCAGAGCCTTTTTTCTGGCTGACCCGCTCGGTCATCAAGCTGGCTGGCAATGCAACTCCGCCAGCGCTCCGGGCTGTCTAGACTCTGAGGGTCCTCTTCCTCCAATAAGAACTGTCACCGAGGTCCTTGCCGTGAGCCCAGCCCCCGTTCAATCGACAGCGAGTGTGAAAAACCAGGTCAGCGCTATCGAGTGGCAAACCCGCCTGGACCTGGCCGCCTGCTACCGCCTGGTGGCGATGCATGGCTGGGACGACCTGATCTTCACCCACATTTCCGCCAAGGTGCCGGGCACCGAAGATTTTCTGATCAACCCGTTCGGCATGATGTTCCACGAGATCACCGCCTCCAGCCTGGTGAAGGTCGATCAGGCCGGCAACAAGTTGATGGACAGCCCCTACGAGATCAACCCGGCCGGCTACACCATTCACAGTGCCGTGCATGCGGTGCGCCACGATGCGCTCTGTGTGCTGCATACCCATAC harbors:
- a CDS encoding HopJ type III effector protein; translation: MTDLNTLRASLNSGEHVFADTLAFIAAGYHYQPQAFSNGGVENAAGQNEGSCKTLGLALLEGLSDKEALLAFGEHYRSVLATPEGTDHGNIRALIAHGLAGVKFAAQPLTRR
- the folE gene encoding GTP cyclohydrolase I FolE, whose amino-acid sequence is MSLSLPQHYREILKDLGEDPEREGLLDTPKRAAKAMQYLCHGYSQSLEGIVNGALFASDSDEMVIVADIELYSLCEHHLLPFIGKAHVAYIPTGKVLGLSKIARIVDMFARRLQIQENLTREIADAVQNVTQAAGVAVVIEAKHMCMMMRGVEKQNSTLHTSVMLGAFRDSSTTRQEFLQLIGRSK
- a CDS encoding flavodoxin; this encodes MKVAILSGSVYGTAEEVARHAAKLLNAAGLEAWHNPRASLAELQAFAPQALLAVTSTTGMGELPDNLLPLYSSLRDQLPAAWRGLPGAVIGLGDSSYGDTFCGGGEQMRELFAELGVREVLPMLRLDASESVTPETDAEPWLAELISALRD
- a CDS encoding CidA/LrgA family protein; amino-acid sequence: MNISTCKRLSRLIYELAVLLAIYFLGCQLATWLPWPIPGGVIGLGLLLLAFALGWVKPAALQLGAGLLMAEMLLFFIPALMSLLDYGSLLREDGWRILLVIGVSTLLVMLVTALTVEWVCRWRMRHEA
- the folX gene encoding dihydroneopterin triphosphate 2'-epimerase codes for the protein MPQLQPGMARIRVKDLLLRTYIGINEEEILNKQDVLINLTILYPAQEAVRDNDIDHALNYRTITKAIIAHVEGNRFALLERLTQELLDLVMSNDSVHYAEVEVDKPHALRFAESVSITLAASR
- a CDS encoding DUF1244 domain-containing protein; protein product: MSPQQRLELEAAAFRRLVAHLDNRKDVQNIDLMNLAGFCRNCLSKWYKAEADERQIEVSLDEAREVVYGMPYAEWKNLYQKEASAEQQAAFAKGKPHD
- a CDS encoding PAS domain-containing protein; this translates as MINAHLLQRMIDASNDGIVVAEQEGEDNIVIYVNPAFERLTGYSADEVLYQDCRFLQSGDRDQPGLERIRQALGKGQPCREVLRNYRKDGSHFWNELSITPVFNDSDQLTYFIGVQKDVSAQIKAQQRLLQLEQQLDAAQAELAALKATDGH
- the trxB gene encoding thioredoxin-disulfide reductase, with the translated sequence MSEVRHSRVIILGSGPAGYSAAVYAARANLKPLLITGMQAGGQLTTTTEVDNWPGDVHGLTGPALMERMREHAERFETEIVFDHINAVDFAAKPYTLTGDSATYTCDALIIATGASARYLGLPSEEAFMGKGVSACATCDGFFYRNKPVAVVGGGNTAVEEALYLANIASTVTLIHRRETFRAEKILIDKLNARVAEGKIILKLNANLDEVLGDNMGVTGARLKNNDGSFDELKVDGVFIAIGHTPNTSLFEGQLTLKDGYLVVQGGRDGNATATSVEGIFAAGDVADHVYRQAITSAGAGCMAALDTERYLDGLQNAAH
- a CDS encoding LrgB family protein, whose protein sequence is MRLELMPMFWLALTLGAYLFSRWIYRRTGRYLLSPLILVPALLLAIAVPLHTAYAEYAANTHWLMLVLGPVTVAFAIPIWQQRQLLMRHWSALLLGMLAGSAASIGSSFGLARMLALDSSVTLSLVPRSITTPFAMPLAHDLGGVPELTAVFVMFTGVFGAMLGGVLLRWLPLRSALARGALFGVGAHGAGVSRAHEVGGEEGSVAGLVMVLTGLLNLFAAPLLASVL
- a CDS encoding LysR family transcriptional regulator translates to MDFKQLRSFVEVMRQGGFTQAAKTLHISQSAVSKQIAQLEQSLGTPLLERQGSHIHLTAAGQVVLQRAEGMLRLRHELLSELDDLSQLARGELRLGLPLLGSDALFASRIAEYRRRYPNIQVHLLEGGSLNVEQAVRNGELELGGSLTPKDPAFAYQPFCDEPLDALLPADHPLAMNAQVRLEELADTPFLLYQRSFVLNDRLLQACQQVGFTPKEGGRSGQADFLAALVAAGQGVVLLPSVVARGLVRPGVVRLTLKAPDYLRWDIAFIWRQGAYLSKAAQAWLALLREQPVSPAGR
- the folM gene encoding dihydromonapterin reductase, whose product is MNASPAPILITGASQRVGLHCALRLLEDGQPVIVTYRSLRPGLETLREKGATLLFADLSSEAGILALISELKNHTDRLRAIVHNASEWLEESPGEESTAFTRMFSVHMLAPYLINLHCAELLQRSSPADIIHISDDVTRKGSSKHIAYCASKAGLDSLTLSFAAKYAPTIKVNGIAPALLLFNPDDDAAYRAKTLAKSALGIEPGSEVIYQSLRYLLDNPYVTGTTLTVNGGRHIK
- a CDS encoding antibiotic biosynthesis monooxygenase — translated: MSTSPVTLMVARRVADGRYQDLIAWLREGEQLATDFPGYLGSGVLAPPPDDDEFQIIFRFADEHTLHTWEHSASRTAWLARGSDLFAHPSEHRVSGIDGWFGGAGQRPPRWKQAVAIWLAFFPVSLLFNFVLGPLLGDLSLLPRVFVSTLALTPLMVYFFIPLSTRLLANWLNSTPARALPSAASTQNP
- a CDS encoding MerR family transcriptional regulator produces the protein MPVMTELAPVTPAPDPVAQDELFPIREVARLTGINPVTLRAWERRYGLIQPTRTESGHRLYSMHDVEAVREILGWIERGVAVSKVGKILAKNRAVQAQGKAPLDDALQGEYGQWRDQLKLAVSAFDEELLERLYGQIFSSYALPVVFQDIFLPFWKQLLQVRDGFGQTSEWLFLDGFLRARITQRLLLQRAGQSRQLLLTALNEQCRELELLVAALMLGHDQLGVRLLGPGAPLEELTLVCEKLQPVALVVFSNHAPTAELPKRLQRLALTLDCPLMLAGDAADLAQDSLSGSPVACLGNEGRLMQKRLRQFLSGRLDT